A DNA window from Sylvia atricapilla isolate bSylAtr1 chromosome 6, bSylAtr1.pri, whole genome shotgun sequence contains the following coding sequences:
- the LOC136362055 gene encoding acyl-CoA (8-3)-desaturase-like, with the protein MAPPGDGDSDGDSGRAPAAGLRRFTWEEIGQRDGRGPEPQERWLVIHRKVYDISHFCRTHPGGSRLLGSHAGQDATDAFVAFHVDKVLVSKYLKPLQIGELAPDQPSTEPTKNEMLVKDFRELRATVERLGLLEPKPLFFLLLLAHILLLDTAAWLILFCFGTSLLPFVFSLLLLTISQVQASWLQHDLGHLSVFRKTKWNHLLHKFVMCHLIGASAKWWTLLHSQHHAKPNCFHKDPDIDMHPFLFTLGKKLSVELGIKKKKYMPYNHQHKYFFITLPPLLFPTYFHYHTFYIAYTKKYWVDLAWMLTFYIRFFYTYGSLLGTKSLLAYYFIFRMLESSWFVWVSQMNHIPMDIDYDKNLDWMSTQLQATCNVEQSLFNDWFTGHLNFQIEHHLFPTMPRHNYWKVAPLVKSLCAKHGIEYQCKPLLTAFADIVHSLKSSGELWHDAYLHK; encoded by the exons atGGCACCGCCGGGGGACGGGGACAGCGACGGCGACAGCGGCAGAGCGCCCGCAGCCGGGCTGCGGCGCTTCACCTGGGAGGAGATCGGGCAGCGGGACGGGCGGGGGCCGGAGCCGCAGGAGCGCTGGCTGGTGATCCACAGGAAGGTGTACGACATCAGCCACTTCTGCCGGACACACCCGGGGGGCTCCCGGCTCCTGGGCAGCCACGCCGGGCAGGACGCCACG GATGCCTTTGTGGCATTCCATGTCGACAAGGTGCTGGTGAGCAAGTACTTGAAGCCACTGCAGATTGGAGAGCTGGCACCAGACCAACCCAGCACTGAGCCCACTAAAAAC GAAATGCTGGTGAAAGATTTCCGGGAACTGCGGGCTACAGTCGAGAGACTGGGACTCCTGGAGCCAAAGCCactcttcttcctgctgctcctggctcacATCCTGCTCTTGGATACAGCTGCCTGGCTCATCCTCTTCTGCTTTGGGACATCCTTGCTGCCCTTTGTgttctccttgctgctgctgaccaTTTCCCAG gtCCAGGCTTCCTGGTTACAGCATGATTTAGGACACCTCTCAGTATTCAGGAAAACCAAGTGGAACCACTTGCTACACAAGTTCGTGATGTGCCATTTGATT GGGGCCTCAGCCAAGTGGTGGACTCTCCTGCACTCCCAGCACCACGCCAAACCCAACTGCTTCCACAAGGACCCTGACATTGACATGCACCCCTTCCTCTTCACTTTGGGGAAGAAATTATCTGTGGAG cttgggatcaaaaagaaaaaatacatgcCCTACAACCACCAACACAAATACTTCTTCATCA ctcttcctccGCTCCTGTTCCCCACCTACTTCCACTACCACACATTCTACATCGCCTACACAAAGAAATACTGGGTG GATTTGGCCTGGATGCTGACCTTCTACATCAGATTCTTTTATACTTATGGATCTTTATTAGGAACAAAGAGTCTCCTGgcatattattttatattcag gatgctggagagcagctggttTGTCTGGGTCTCACAGATGAACCATATCCCAATGGATATTGACTACGACAAGAACTTGGACTGGATGTCTACTCAG CTCCAGGCAACCTGCAATGTGGAGCAGTCACTGTTCAATGACTGGTTCACAGGACACCTCAACTTCCAGATTGAGCATCA CCTTTTCCCTACAATGCCACGGCACAACTACTGGAAGGTGGCCCCTCTGGTGAAGTCCCTGTGTGCCAAGCACGGCATCGAGTACCAGTGCAAGCCTCTGCTCACAGCCTTCGCAGACATCGTGCA ctccctgaaGAGCTCAGGGGAGCTCTGGCACGATGCCTACCTGCACAAATAA